Proteins encoded together in one Rhizobacter sp. J219 window:
- a CDS encoding prepilin-type N-terminal cleavage/methylation domain-containing protein — protein sequence MKRLNPSRRQTGFTLIEVLVAVLIVSIGLLGIVGLHSRAIQYSVGSEDVTRAMRLVDEAAWAIQNQGTLPLSDSALAAWRARVQDPAVGFPYGDGEITRHDELPDVARITITWRPPDLPEGAPPRRYTTEVGL from the coding sequence ATGAAACGTCTGAACCCTTCACGTCGCCAGACCGGCTTCACCCTCATCGAGGTGCTCGTGGCGGTCCTCATCGTCTCCATTGGCTTGCTGGGCATCGTTGGCCTGCATTCCCGCGCGATCCAGTACTCCGTAGGGTCGGAAGACGTGACACGCGCGATGCGGCTCGTGGACGAAGCCGCCTGGGCAATCCAAAACCAGGGGACATTGCCGCTGAGCGATTCGGCACTCGCGGCCTGGCGGGCGCGTGTCCAAGATCCCGCCGTTGGCTTTCCATATGGCGACGGAGAAATCACGCGGCACGATGAATTGCCGGATGTTGCCCGCATCACGATCACTTGGCGTCCGCCCGATTTGCCCGAAGGGGCCCCGCCTCGCAGGTACACCACGGAGGTCGGACTATGA
- a CDS encoding GspH/FimT family pseudopilin, protein MLIDGRLIPRSQVQPAAERQRGVTLIELVVTLAVFGVLFALAMPTLTNWIRNSQVRSAAESIQNGLRAAQQESVRRSRTVVFFQTYATPMVGAPAGWGGRSWVVQYVPAAADPAPAAPEPVVHAARLNEVGSNRILVLGTSTVGNVAAVCFNSNGRLLTTTPASNGVTNADCNAALTTFNISHIDGADRPLRVTVDLGGRVRMCDPNRPATAPDGC, encoded by the coding sequence ATGCTGATCGACGGGCGACTGATCCCTCGAAGCCAAGTTCAGCCAGCGGCAGAGCGCCAGCGTGGCGTGACACTGATCGAGCTGGTCGTCACCCTGGCGGTGTTCGGTGTGCTATTCGCACTGGCCATGCCGACGCTGACCAACTGGATTCGGAACAGCCAGGTTCGAAGCGCTGCGGAATCAATCCAGAACGGCCTGCGAGCCGCGCAGCAGGAGTCTGTGCGCCGCAGCCGAACCGTGGTGTTTTTCCAGACCTACGCCACACCGATGGTCGGCGCGCCGGCAGGTTGGGGTGGGCGGAGCTGGGTGGTTCAGTATGTGCCGGCGGCAGCCGACCCCGCGCCCGCTGCTCCGGAGCCTGTCGTCCACGCCGCCCGACTGAATGAAGTGGGCTCGAACCGCATCCTGGTGCTGGGCACCAGCACTGTCGGAAACGTCGCCGCAGTGTGCTTCAACTCAAACGGCCGCCTGCTGACAACGACGCCAGCGTCCAACGGTGTGACCAACGCCGACTGCAACGCGGCCCTCACGACCTTCAATATCAGTCACATCGACGGGGCGGATCGCCCGTTGCGCGTGACCGTAGATCTGGGTGGACGGGTACGCATGTGCGACCCCAACCGACCCGCCACCGCTCCTGACGGATGTTGA
- a CDS encoding type IV pilin protein, with the protein MSIPCHTRPQPSKRASLARGFTLIEVMIVVAIVAILAAIAIPSYRDYILRGQLVDATQGLSAMRADMERYFQDNRTYQAVGAIVPPCAGAGRQVGTFTVSCPAAPTATTYTLAATGSGVTNGFTFTLNQTGLQDTTAIPAGSNWGTINSGCWLLKRGHTC; encoded by the coding sequence ATGTCGATCCCTTGCCACACCAGACCTCAACCGTCCAAGCGGGCCAGCCTTGCGCGAGGCTTCACGCTGATCGAGGTGATGATCGTGGTCGCGATCGTGGCCATCCTGGCGGCGATCGCCATCCCCAGCTACCGCGACTACATCCTGCGCGGTCAACTTGTTGATGCCACGCAGGGCTTGTCGGCGATGCGGGCGGACATGGAGCGGTACTTTCAGGACAACCGCACCTATCAAGCCGTCGGTGCAATCGTGCCGCCCTGCGCCGGCGCCGGCCGCCAGGTGGGCACGTTCACCGTGTCCTGCCCGGCCGCCCCCACCGCCACCACCTACACCTTGGCCGCGACGGGAAGCGGAGTCACCAACGGCTTCACGTTCACGCTGAACCAGACCGGCCTCCAGGACACGACCGCCATTCCCGCGGGTTCGAACTGGGGCACGATCAACAGTGGTTGCTGGTTGCTGAAGAGAGGCCACACATGCTGA
- a CDS encoding DUF3108 domain-containing protein, protein MAPIDDTSGDSAVQYTVSGQFGGRTVGGNATLQWKIDPTAYVISLQVTASHQFTSVFAWQLKTQGTADRDGMHPQTYDEGRVVSGEGQRSRSVQFESEPTPNSTAAPRMDPLSGLLKLSSDLHLREGGDAAVRAGPLPGLYSIVVRIGDRSMHLDFRQQGEEELSTPFGPLRTEKFVTEYPNPFHDNPQVTLWLAPAFRHAPARVRIEQPEVSVLSFDLASEPVAFPAWR, encoded by the coding sequence GTGGCACCCATCGACGACACAAGCGGCGACAGTGCCGTGCAGTACACCGTGAGCGGCCAATTTGGTGGCCGCACCGTGGGCGGCAATGCAACCCTCCAGTGGAAGATCGACCCGACTGCGTATGTGATCTCGCTGCAGGTCACGGCCTCCCACCAATTCACGAGCGTGTTCGCCTGGCAGCTCAAGACGCAGGGAACTGCAGATCGTGATGGCATGCATCCACAGACGTACGACGAAGGCCGCGTCGTGTCTGGAGAAGGCCAGCGGTCTCGCTCCGTGCAGTTCGAGTCCGAACCGACGCCGAACTCGACCGCTGCCCCCCGCATGGACCCGTTGAGCGGACTGCTCAAGCTGAGCAGTGACCTGCACCTGCGCGAGGGCGGCGATGCAGCCGTCCGCGCCGGCCCGTTGCCTGGCCTCTATTCGATCGTGGTGCGAATCGGCGACCGAAGCATGCACCTGGACTTCCGGCAGCAAGGCGAGGAGGAGCTGTCAACGCCGTTTGGCCCGTTGCGCACAGAGAAATTCGTCACGGAATATCCCAATCCCTTCCATGACAACCCGCAGGTCACCTTGTGGCTGGCACCCGCCTTTCGCCATGCTCCGGCGCGGGTCCGGATCGAGCAGCCGGAAGTCTCCGTCCTGAGCTTCGACCTGGCCTCGGAGCCCGTTGCGTTTCCCGCCTGGCGCTGA
- a CDS encoding ABC transporter ATP-binding protein: MIELRNVTCGYGDRVILEDVNLTVPRGKVLALMGTSGGGKTTVLRLIGRQLEPMKGQVLFDGVDLGTLDAQGLYAVRRRMGMLFQFGALFTDLTVFENVAFPLREHTKLSEAMIRDLVLMKLNAVGLRGARDLLPSQVSGGMARRVALARAIALDPDLIMYDEPFAGLDPISMGVAAALIKDLNHALGVTSIVVSHDVDETFLIADHVVFIANGHIAAQGTPAEMRASEDPLVRQFVGGSADGPVRFHYPAVPVAEDFGLGRRA; encoded by the coding sequence ATGATCGAACTGCGCAACGTCACCTGCGGCTACGGCGACCGGGTCATCCTCGAGGACGTGAACCTCACTGTGCCCAGGGGCAAGGTCCTGGCCTTGATGGGCACATCGGGCGGTGGCAAGACCACGGTGTTGCGCCTCATCGGCCGCCAGCTTGAGCCGATGAAAGGCCAGGTGCTCTTCGACGGGGTCGACCTTGGCACCCTCGACGCCCAAGGTCTCTACGCTGTCCGGCGTCGCATGGGCATGTTGTTCCAGTTCGGAGCCCTGTTCACCGATCTCACCGTCTTCGAGAACGTTGCCTTCCCCCTGCGCGAGCACACCAAGCTGTCGGAGGCCATGATCCGCGATCTGGTGCTGATGAAGCTCAACGCCGTCGGGCTGCGCGGCGCGCGCGACCTGCTGCCGTCGCAGGTGTCGGGCGGCATGGCCCGCCGTGTGGCGCTGGCCCGTGCGATCGCGCTCGACCCCGATCTCATCATGTACGACGAACCCTTCGCCGGCCTCGACCCCATCTCGATGGGCGTGGCGGCCGCGCTGATCAAGGACCTGAACCACGCTTTGGGCGTGACCAGCATCGTGGTCTCGCACGACGTGGACGAAACCTTCCTGATCGCCGACCACGTGGTCTTCATCGCCAATGGACACATCGCCGCGCAGGGCACGCCCGCCGAGATGCGCGCAAGCGAAGACCCGCTCGTGCGCCAGTTCGTTGGCGGCAGCGCCGACGGGCCGGTGCGCTTCCACTACCCCGCCGTGCCGGTGGCGGAAGACTTCGGCCTCGGGAGGCGAGCATGA
- the mlaE gene encoding lipid asymmetry maintenance ABC transporter permease subunit MlaE, translated as MNWLHPAQLGLHVRSKLADLGVGARLFVQLLALVGATFARFRLVVDQLFFLGNRSLSIITVSGLFVGFVLALQGYYTLQRYGSAEAVGLLVALSLVRELGPVVTALLFAGRAGTSLTAEIGLMKAGEQLAAMEMMAVDPIKRVLAPRFWGGVLAMPLLAAVFSAVGIVGGWLVAVPLIGIDEGSFWSQMQGGVEVWADVGNGVVKSIVFGFTVTFVALLQGYSCRPTPEGVSAATTRTVVMASLAVLALDFVLTAMMFSI; from the coding sequence ATGAACTGGCTGCACCCGGCCCAGCTGGGCCTGCATGTGCGCTCCAAGCTCGCCGACCTGGGTGTCGGGGCGCGGCTCTTCGTGCAGCTGCTGGCGCTGGTTGGCGCGACGTTCGCGCGCTTTCGCCTCGTCGTCGACCAGCTCTTCTTCCTGGGCAACCGCTCGCTGTCGATCATCACCGTCTCGGGGCTCTTCGTCGGCTTCGTGCTCGCCCTGCAGGGCTACTACACGCTGCAGCGATACGGTTCGGCCGAAGCGGTGGGCCTGCTGGTGGCGCTCTCGCTCGTGCGTGAACTCGGGCCGGTGGTGACGGCCTTGCTCTTTGCGGGGCGCGCTGGCACCTCGCTCACCGCCGAGATCGGTCTCATGAAAGCCGGCGAACAACTGGCGGCGATGGAGATGATGGCGGTCGACCCCATCAAGCGGGTGCTGGCGCCGCGCTTCTGGGGCGGTGTGCTCGCGATGCCGCTCTTGGCCGCGGTGTTCAGCGCGGTGGGCATCGTCGGCGGCTGGCTGGTGGCGGTGCCGCTGATCGGCATCGACGAAGGCTCCTTCTGGTCGCAGATGCAGGGGGGCGTCGAGGTATGGGCTGACGTGGGCAATGGCGTGGTCAAGAGCATCGTTTTCGGCTTCACCGTAACGTTCGTGGCGCTGCTGCAGGGCTACAGCTGCCGGCCCACGCCCGAGGGGGTGTCGGCGGCGACCACGCGCACGGTGGTGATGGCCTCGCTCGCGGTCCTGGCGCTCGACTTCGTGCTGACCGCGATGATGTTTTCGATCTGA
- the mlaD gene encoding outer membrane lipid asymmetry maintenance protein MlaD yields MQKSRHDVWVGLFVLIGAAAVLFLALKAGNLLSLNFDETYAVTAKFDNIGGLKPRAAVKSAGVVVGRVESIGFDDKSYQANVVLQMQKKFVFPKDSSAKILTAGLLGEQYLGLEPGASEKNLMAGDVITQTQSAVVLENLISQFLYNKAADAGSPAPAPAAAPAPAGAKK; encoded by the coding sequence ATGCAGAAATCTCGTCACGATGTGTGGGTCGGGTTGTTCGTGCTGATCGGGGCGGCGGCGGTGCTGTTTCTCGCGCTCAAGGCTGGCAACCTCTTGAGCCTGAATTTCGACGAGACCTACGCGGTGACGGCGAAGTTCGACAACATCGGCGGCCTGAAGCCGCGTGCCGCGGTGAAGAGCGCGGGTGTGGTGGTCGGCCGGGTCGAGTCGATCGGCTTCGACGACAAGAGCTACCAGGCGAACGTGGTGCTGCAGATGCAGAAGAAGTTTGTGTTCCCGAAAGACAGCTCGGCCAAGATCCTCACCGCCGGCCTGCTGGGCGAGCAGTACCTGGGCCTGGAGCCCGGTGCCTCCGAGAAGAACCTCATGGCGGGTGACGTCATCACGCAGACGCAGTCGGCCGTGGTGCTCGAGAACCTCATCAGCCAGTTCCTCTACAACAAGGCAGCCGATGCCGGCTCGCCCGCGCCAGCGCCCGCTGCGGCGCCCGCACCGGCGGGTGCGAAGAAGTGA
- a CDS encoding VacJ family lipoprotein gives MRRLALVLAAWWVVLLSGCATTGAPSSPSVSRSERIDPWERWNRRVYKFNDKVDEAVLKPVATTYTKIVPEPVRRGVNNFFGNVSDVWSAVNNMLQGKFSNGLQDMVRVGTNTLFGLGGFLDVASEFGADRQGEDLGQTLGRWGMAPGPYVVWPVIGPSTLRDSIALPLDVQVSPALAMSSNAAKAATAGLQAVNQRANLLGASGMLNDIALDKYVFVRDAYLQRRRSLVYDGDPPEEKEPDDEADAAPPSAPPQPAAAASAPAAAASAASAPAPAASGVGR, from the coding sequence ATGCGCAGGCTGGCGCTTGTGCTGGCTGCGTGGTGGGTGGTGCTGCTCAGCGGCTGCGCGACCACGGGCGCGCCTTCGAGCCCCTCTGTGTCGCGCTCCGAGCGCATCGACCCGTGGGAGCGCTGGAACCGCCGGGTCTACAAGTTCAACGACAAGGTCGATGAGGCGGTGCTCAAGCCTGTCGCGACGACCTACACCAAGATCGTGCCCGAGCCGGTGCGCCGTGGCGTCAACAACTTCTTCGGCAACGTGTCCGACGTGTGGTCGGCGGTCAACAACATGCTGCAGGGCAAGTTCAGCAACGGCCTGCAGGACATGGTGCGCGTGGGCACGAACACCTTGTTCGGCCTCGGCGGTTTCCTCGACGTGGCGAGCGAGTTCGGTGCCGACCGCCAGGGCGAAGATCTTGGCCAGACGCTCGGCAGATGGGGTATGGCGCCTGGGCCCTATGTGGTATGGCCGGTGATCGGCCCGTCGACGCTGCGGGACTCGATCGCCTTGCCGCTCGATGTGCAGGTGTCGCCTGCCCTCGCGATGAGCAGCAACGCCGCCAAGGCGGCCACGGCGGGTCTGCAAGCAGTCAACCAGCGTGCCAACCTGCTGGGTGCCTCCGGCATGCTCAACGACATCGCGCTCGACAAATACGTGTTCGTGCGCGACGCCTACCTGCAGCGTCGCCGCAGCCTGGTCTACGACGGTGACCCGCCCGAAGAGAAGGAGCCGGACGACGAGGCCGATGCCGCTCCGCCGAGCGCGCCGCCCCAGCCTGCTGCGGCCGCCAGCGCGCCGGCAGCAGCGGCTTCGGCCGCATCGGCGCCCGCCCCTGCGGCGTCCGGGGTGGGCCGCTGA
- a CDS encoding phospholipid-binding protein MlaC produces the protein MVGAGVGAAGTAFAQQAPDELVKRVSNEVLEAARADKSIQAGDVNKVMALVETKVMPHVNFQRMTSSAVGRYWRQASPEQQKRLQDEFKVLLVRTYSGALAQVREQTVQLKPLRAAAGDNEVLVRTEIRGKGDPIQLDYRLEKTGDTWKIYDVNVMGIWLVENYRNTFAQEISAGGIDGLIAKLAERNKAAAKS, from the coding sequence ATGGTGGGGGCCGGTGTGGGTGCAGCGGGCACGGCGTTTGCCCAGCAGGCGCCTGACGAACTCGTCAAGCGGGTCTCCAACGAAGTGCTCGAGGCCGCGCGTGCCGACAAGTCCATCCAGGCCGGTGACGTCAACAAGGTGATGGCGCTGGTCGAAACCAAGGTGATGCCGCATGTGAATTTCCAGCGCATGACCTCTTCGGCGGTCGGCCGCTACTGGCGCCAGGCCTCGCCCGAGCAGCAAAAGCGCCTGCAGGATGAATTCAAGGTGCTGCTGGTCCGCACGTATTCCGGCGCGTTGGCGCAGGTGCGCGAGCAGACGGTGCAGCTCAAGCCGCTGCGTGCCGCAGCGGGCGACAACGAGGTGCTGGTGCGCACCGAGATCCGCGGCAAGGGCGACCCGATCCAGCTCGACTACCGCCTGGAGAAAACCGGCGACACCTGGAAGATCTACGACGTCAACGTGATGGGCATCTGGCTGGTCGAGAACTACCGCAACACCTTCGCGCAGGAGATCAGCGCCGGTGGCATCGATGGCCTGATCGCCAAGCTGGCCGAGCGCAACAAGGCCGCCGCGAAGAGCTGA
- a CDS encoding lipid asymmetry maintenance protein MlaB, with protein MLVLPATVTLQEARDAQRMLSQALQQEAQSEAHESLVMVDASGLQQFDSSALAVLLECQRLATGWGKGFAVRNAPKKLAELARLYGVDVLLMPPEDKAA; from the coding sequence ATGCTGGTGCTCCCCGCCACCGTCACGCTGCAGGAGGCCCGCGATGCGCAGCGCATGCTGTCGCAGGCCCTGCAACAAGAGGCTCAATCGGAGGCGCACGAGTCTCTGGTGATGGTCGACGCCTCGGGCCTGCAGCAGTTCGACTCCTCGGCGCTGGCGGTGCTGCTGGAATGCCAGCGGCTCGCCACGGGCTGGGGCAAGGGCTTCGCGGTGCGTAATGCACCGAAGAAGCTGGCGGAGCTGGCGCGTCTCTACGGCGTCGACGTGCTCCTGATGCCACCCGAAGACAAGGCGGCCTGA
- a CDS encoding MurR/RpiR family transcriptional regulator — MLDRIRASLPALPPAEQRVGKLLLSDSRSFATLPVSELAKRAHVSKPTVVRFCRSVGYDGLADFKRKLAGSVNEGVPFVHRAVDEDDKVDDVIVKVIDNAVSALLKYRNDAAGLAFDRAVSALVAAGKGGRRIEFYGVGNSGIVAQDAQHKFFRLGVNAAAISDSHVQVMSATMLQPGDCAVIISNSGRSRDLIDVAEIARKKGATTIFITTSGSPLAAMGQSGSQQVLLPVDHPEDFDRYSPMVSRLLHLLVIDILTTSVALKLGKELRPMLQDIKRNLRSKRYAVPT, encoded by the coding sequence ATGCTCGACCGCATCCGCGCCTCCCTGCCCGCGTTGCCGCCTGCCGAACAGCGCGTCGGCAAACTGCTGCTGAGCGATTCGCGCAGCTTCGCCACCCTGCCCGTCAGCGAGCTGGCCAAACGCGCCCACGTCAGCAAGCCGACCGTCGTGCGCTTCTGCCGAAGCGTGGGCTACGACGGGCTGGCCGACTTCAAGCGCAAGCTGGCCGGCAGCGTCAACGAAGGAGTGCCCTTCGTGCACCGTGCGGTGGACGAAGACGACAAGGTCGACGACGTCATCGTGAAGGTGATCGACAACGCGGTGAGCGCCCTGCTCAAGTACCGCAACGACGCCGCTGGCCTCGCCTTCGACCGCGCTGTCTCGGCGTTGGTGGCCGCCGGCAAGGGCGGCCGGCGCATCGAGTTCTACGGCGTGGGCAACTCGGGCATCGTGGCGCAGGATGCGCAGCACAAGTTCTTCCGCCTGGGCGTGAATGCCGCCGCCATCAGCGACAGCCACGTGCAGGTGATGAGCGCCACCATGCTGCAGCCGGGCGACTGCGCGGTGATCATCTCCAACTCGGGCCGCAGCCGCGACCTGATCGACGTGGCCGAGATCGCCCGCAAGAAAGGCGCGACCACCATCTTCATCACCACCAGCGGCTCGCCGCTCGCGGCGATGGGGCAGTCGGGCTCGCAGCAGGTGCTGCTGCCGGTCGACCACCCGGAAGACTTCGACCGCTACAGCCCGATGGTGTCGCGGCTCCTGCACCTGCTGGTGATCGACATCCTCACCACCAGCGTGGCGCTCAAGCTCGGCAAGGAGTTGCGCCCGATGCTGCAGGACATCAAGCGCAACCTGCGCAGCAAGCGTTACGCCGTGCCCACCTGA
- the zwf gene encoding glucose-6-phosphate dehydrogenase, producing MSFDLVFFGGTGDLTWRKLMPALFQAFRHGKLPAGGRILAVARDEQSDEKYRAWLKERFQDVEGAKRPSDEEFSRFAELVHYLRMDLSQPADYARLKAWIETRNADTAVLYLATSPHLFPQICEQLGAVGLNAPHIRVVLEKPLGHDLASAQEINRVVRSVFSETQAFRIDHYLGKPSVQNLMALRFGNVLFEPLWRRESIANIQITLAEGLGVGTRGDFYNRTGALRDMIQNHALQLLTMVAMEPPSSHDADAIRDEKLKVLRSLKPFTEETVARDVVRGQYRAGTAGGQAVPGYQQEQKVPAGSTCETFVALRTEIQNWRWAGVPFYLRTGKRLAARDAQIVVNFRPTPHNIFPGVSQPNKLVIKLQPEDGLELHLLAAKGTGQQEMLSPVSLDLDFDKAFAENRVGAYERLLLDAIAGRLNLFVRSDEQEQAWRWVEPILQAWAKDTTGPRPYAAGTWGPAAASALVARDGFAWSEEQ from the coding sequence ATGTCCTTCGATCTCGTCTTCTTCGGTGGCACCGGCGACCTCACCTGGCGCAAGCTGATGCCGGCCCTGTTCCAGGCCTTCCGTCACGGCAAGCTGCCGGCCGGCGGGCGCATCCTCGCGGTGGCGCGCGACGAGCAGAGCGACGAGAAGTACCGCGCCTGGCTCAAGGAGCGCTTCCAGGATGTGGAAGGCGCCAAACGCCCGAGCGACGAGGAGTTCTCGCGTTTTGCCGAGCTGGTGCACTACCTGCGCATGGACCTGTCGCAGCCGGCCGACTACGCCCGCCTGAAAGCCTGGATCGAGACGCGCAACGCCGACACCGCGGTGCTCTACCTCGCCACCAGCCCGCACCTCTTTCCGCAGATCTGCGAGCAGCTCGGCGCCGTGGGGCTCAATGCCCCGCACATCCGCGTGGTGCTCGAAAAGCCGCTCGGCCATGACCTCGCAAGCGCCCAGGAGATCAACCGCGTGGTGCGCTCTGTCTTCAGCGAGACGCAGGCGTTCCGCATCGACCACTACCTCGGCAAGCCCTCTGTGCAGAACCTGATGGCGCTGCGCTTTGGCAACGTGCTCTTCGAGCCGCTGTGGCGCCGCGAGAGCATCGCCAACATCCAGATCACGCTCGCCGAAGGCCTGGGCGTGGGCACGCGCGGCGACTTCTACAACCGCACTGGCGCACTGCGCGACATGATCCAGAACCACGCGCTGCAGCTGCTCACGATGGTGGCGATGGAGCCACCGTCGAGCCACGATGCCGATGCGATCCGCGACGAGAAGCTCAAGGTGCTGCGCTCGCTCAAGCCCTTCACCGAGGAGACGGTGGCGCGCGACGTGGTGCGGGGGCAGTACCGCGCGGGCACCGCCGGCGGCCAGGCCGTGCCCGGCTACCAGCAGGAGCAGAAGGTGCCCGCGGGCAGCACCTGCGAGACCTTCGTCGCGCTGCGCACCGAGATCCAGAACTGGCGCTGGGCGGGCGTGCCCTTCTACCTGCGCACCGGCAAGCGGCTGGCGGCACGCGACGCGCAGATCGTCGTCAACTTCCGCCCCACGCCGCACAACATCTTCCCCGGCGTGAGCCAGCCCAACAAGCTCGTGATCAAGCTGCAGCCGGAAGACGGGCTGGAGCTGCACCTGCTCGCCGCCAAGGGCACGGGCCAGCAGGAGATGCTCTCGCCGGTATCGCTCGACCTCGACTTCGACAAGGCCTTCGCCGAGAACCGCGTGGGCGCCTACGAGCGCCTGCTGCTCGACGCCATCGCCGGCAGGCTCAACCTCTTCGTGCGCAGCGACGAGCAGGAGCAGGCTTGGCGCTGGGTCGAGCCCATCCTGCAGGCGTGGGCAAAAGACACCACCGGCCCGCGACCCTACGCCGCCGGCACCTGGGGCCCGGCCGCCGCAAGCGCGCTCGTGGCGCGCGACGGATTTGCCTGGTCCGAGGAACAATAG
- the tal gene encoding transaldolase, producing MNQLDQLKQYTTVVADTGNFKQLGAFAPRDATTNPSLILKAVQQPDYAPLLAETVAAHKGRPMDEVVDEVLVRFGREILKVVPGRVSTEVDARLSFDTACTVQRARRIMTMYEAAGIGRDRVLIKVAATWEGIQAARILEHEGIHCNLTLLFSFCQAVACGDAGVRLISPFVGRIYDWYKKSAGSGWDEAANAGVNDPGVKSVTQIYTYYKKFDIDTEVMGASFRNVGQIVALAGCDLLTISPELLAQLQASEAPIERRLDPQAARQSAIHAVTYNEASFRYALNEDAMATEKLAEGIRAFAADAVKLDKIIEGLK from the coding sequence ATGAACCAACTCGACCAGCTCAAGCAATACACCACCGTCGTCGCCGACACCGGAAACTTCAAGCAGCTCGGGGCCTTCGCGCCGCGTGATGCCACCACCAACCCCTCGCTGATCCTCAAGGCCGTGCAGCAGCCGGACTACGCGCCGCTGCTTGCCGAGACCGTCGCCGCGCACAAGGGCCGGCCGATGGACGAGGTGGTCGACGAGGTGCTGGTGCGCTTCGGCCGCGAGATCCTGAAGGTCGTGCCGGGGCGGGTGTCGACCGAGGTCGATGCGCGCCTGAGTTTCGACACCGCCTGCACCGTGCAGCGCGCCCGCCGCATCATGACGATGTACGAGGCCGCCGGCATCGGCCGCGACCGGGTGCTGATCAAGGTCGCCGCCACCTGGGAGGGCATCCAGGCCGCGCGCATCCTCGAACACGAGGGCATCCACTGCAACCTCACGCTGCTGTTCTCGTTCTGCCAGGCCGTGGCCTGCGGCGACGCGGGCGTGAGGCTCATCTCGCCCTTCGTCGGCCGCATCTACGACTGGTACAAGAAATCGGCCGGCAGCGGCTGGGACGAAGCGGCCAACGCGGGCGTCAACGACCCTGGCGTGAAGTCGGTGACGCAGATCTACACCTACTACAAGAAGTTCGACATCGACACCGAGGTCATGGGCGCGAGCTTCCGCAACGTCGGCCAGATCGTGGCGCTGGCCGGCTGCGACCTGCTCACCATCAGCCCCGAGCTGCTCGCGCAGCTGCAGGCGAGCGAGGCGCCGATCGAGCGCCGGCTCGACCCGCAGGCCGCGCGGCAGTCGGCCATCCATGCCGTCACCTACAACGAAGCGAGCTTCCGCTACGCGCTCAACGAAGATGCGATGGCCACCGAGAAGCTGGCCGAGGGCATCCGCGCCTTCGCGGCCGACGCCGTCAAGCTCGACAAGATCATCGAGGGCCTGAAGTGA